In Mesorhizobium sp. 113-3-3, a genomic segment contains:
- a CDS encoding TetR/AcrR family transcriptional regulator — MPADKNIELSISDDHASAPPKAAKKILDVAYDLFYRRGIRAIGVDEIVKRAGVTKPSLYRSFPSKDELAASYLRQYDHEFWERFDEAIDAHPGDPRAQIGAFLTRVGKRTQKPDYRGCGMTNAAVEYPERGHPARVVSEANKQELRRRLRAMAAAMGAQDADTLGDGLLLLIEGAYISGQLFGLGGPAQSVATNADLLILASLKK; from the coding sequence ATGCCAGCCGACAAAAATATTGAACTATCCATCAGCGACGATCATGCATCGGCGCCGCCGAAGGCCGCCAAGAAGATCCTCGACGTGGCCTATGACCTGTTCTACCGGCGCGGTATCAGGGCGATCGGCGTCGACGAGATCGTCAAGCGCGCCGGCGTCACCAAGCCCAGCCTCTATCGCAGCTTCCCTTCCAAGGACGAGTTGGCCGCTTCCTATCTGCGTCAGTATGACCACGAATTCTGGGAGCGTTTCGACGAGGCGATCGACGCCCATCCCGGCGACCCGCGCGCCCAGATCGGCGCCTTTCTGACCCGCGTCGGCAAGCGCACACAAAAGCCCGACTATCGCGGCTGCGGCATGACCAACGCGGCGGTGGAATATCCCGAGCGCGGCCATCCGGCGCGTGTCGTCAGCGAGGCCAACAAGCAGGAGCTGCGCCGCCGCTTGCGCGCCATGGCCGCCGCGATGGGCGCGCAGGACGCCGACACGCTGGGTGATGGGCTGCTGCTTTTGATCGAGGGCGCATATATCAGCGGCCAGCTGTTCGGCCTTGGCGGTCCCGCGCAGTCGGTGGCGACGAACGCCGATCTGCTGATCTTAGCAAGCTTGAAGAAATAG